In Phragmites australis chromosome 17, lpPhrAust1.1, whole genome shotgun sequence, the following are encoded in one genomic region:
- the LOC133897439 gene encoding mediator of RNA polymerase II transcription subunit 10b-like has product MDSAAPNPSAVATAAAAAGNGVQASGPGGERPEDASRQNLAQVTSSIQKTLGLLHQLNLTVSSFNSASQLPLLQRLNALVGELDTMQKLAEGCNIQVPMEVVNLIDNGKNPDEFTKDVFNSCIAKNQITKGKTDAFKSLRKHLLEELEQTFPEDVDAYREIRATAAAESKRLAQSQSTLPNGDAKVKAEH; this is encoded by the exons ATGGACAGCGCAGCGCCGAACCCCTCCGCTGTGGCCACGGCCGCCGCTGCGGCAGGGAACGGCGTCCAAGCGTCGGGGCCCGGCGGGGAGCGGCCCGAGGACGCGTCGAGGCAGAACCTGGCGCAGGTGACGAGTTCGATCCAGAAGACGCTGGGCCTGCTCCACCAGCTCAACCTCACCGTCTCCTCCTTCAACTCCGCCTCCCAGCTTCCCCTCCTACAACGCTT GAACGCGCTCGTGGGGGAGCTCGACACGATGCAGAAGCTCGCCGAGGGGTGCAACATCCAGGTGCCGATGGAGGTCGTCAA TTTGATCGATAACGGGAAGAACCCCGACGAGTTCACCAAGGACGTGTTCAACAGCTGCATCGCCAAGAACCAGATCACCAAGGGCAAGACCGACGCTTTCAAG AGCCTACGGAAGCATCTTCTTGAGGAGCTTGAACAAACTTTCCCTGAGGATGTAGACGCATACAGGGAGATACGTGCTACTGCTGCCGCT GAGTCAAAGCGGTTGGCTCAGTCCCAGAGTACTTTGCCTAATGGAGATGCCAAAGTGAAAGCTGAGCACTGA